CCTAGATAGCTCAGTTGGCTAGAGCATACGGTTCATACCCGTACGGTCGATGGTTCGAATCCATTTCTAGGCACCATATTCCAAATAATTTTTTTAAACCCCACTTTTTAGATTCATATGTTGTAGTCTAACCCTAAATATTTTTAAGGAAAAAGATGAACAGTCGGTTCATCTTTTTTCTTTTTTTGTATTTTCTACATAGATTTGATATAATATTCTAAAAGGGGATAAAGGAGAGAGTATGTGGATAGTTGCAATTATAATATTGATATTAATATATTTTAGAAATAGGGGGGTACCCATATTTTTATACCACCAAGTTAATAATCTTTCAAATGTTACACCTGAACTTTTTGAGGAGCATTTGAAGATACTTAAGGATAAAAATATGAATTGTGTAACCCTAAAGGAGTATGGAGCTGGAGAGATTGGAAGAAATCCTGTATTATTGACTTTAGATGATGGTTACTATGATAACTACTCCATTGTATTTCCACTTCTAAAAAAATATAATATGAAGGCTACAGTGTTTTTAAATACTCTGTATATAGCTGATAGGAGAGAGGGAGATACGGAGATAGAGCTGAATGGAGAGGCTAACTATAAAGCTATGGAGAAGTATCTCAAGAGTGGAGATGGAAGAAGTGAACAGTATCTCACTTGGGAAGAGATAAGAGAGATGAAAGAGAGTGGTTTAGTGGATTTTCAACCACATTCACACAAGCATACGGCAGTTTTTGTAAGTGATAAGATAGAGGGATTTTTTGATGGAACAGAGAGGGATATAACAGAACTATATCTCTATGGTGAGATTCAAAAGGGGTATCCGAAATTTCCTAAGAGAGGGGAGTATGCTTCTAAGGGGATAATTATAGATAGAGAGTTCTTCAGAATCTTTAAAGAGTTTTATGATAGGGAACTAGCTGGTGTAGATGAGAAAAGAGGATTGAAATTAGCTCAAGAGTTCATAGATAGAGAGAAGAAAAAGTACTTTAAATATGAAAGTGAGAGTGAATTTTTAGAGAGAGTAAAAGAGGAGTTCAATCTCAATA
This genomic interval from Fusobacterium sp. SYSU M8D902 contains the following:
- a CDS encoding polysaccharide deacetylase family protein, whose product is MWIVAIIILILIYFRNRGVPIFLYHQVNNLSNVTPELFEEHLKILKDKNMNCVTLKEYGAGEIGRNPVLLTLDDGYYDNYSIVFPLLKKYNMKATVFLNTLYIADRREGDTEIELNGEANYKAMEKYLKSGDGRSEQYLTWEEIREMKESGLVDFQPHSHKHTAVFVSDKIEGFFDGTERDITELYLYGEIQKGYPKFPKRGEYASKGIIIDREFFRIFKEFYDRELAGVDEKRGLKLAQEFIDREKKKYFKYESESEFLERVKEEFNLNRELIERNLGVKVEYFCWPWGHRNKNVIEMLKKEGIKGFVTTKKGTNGRKPDYEMIRRVELRRFTPDKFKLNLFLMRNYILGKIYGWVS